Genomic segment of Nitrospirota bacterium:
GAGCAAGTAGGGCCAAGCTCACATCTTTCGGTTGTTTCCGATCCCAGCTGGCCGTAGTCGTTTCTTCCCCACGCCCATACAGTACCATCGCTTTTAAGCGCAACTGTATGCTCACCTCCGACAGCAATGGCGGCAACGTCCGTGAGTTCGTTTACCTGCACCGGCATGATGCTATATATCGTTGGCCCGTCTCCCAGCTGTCCATAGTTGTTGCTTCCCCATGTCCAAATCGTACCGTCGGATTTAAGCGCAATGGTATGAAAGCTTTTGGTAGCGATAGCAGTGACGTTTGTGAGGTCAATTACCTGCACAGGTGTGGAGCTGTCTGTTTTCGTTCCGTCTCCCAGTTGGCCAGTGTAGTTGGACCCCCATGCCCATACCGTGCCGTCAGTTTTAAGCGCTATGGTATGATAAATTCCGGCAGCAACAACGGCAACCTCAGCAAGGCCGTTTACCTGCACCGGCGTGATACTGTCTAACGTCGTCCCGTCACCCAGCTGACCGGATCTGTTATCTCCCCACGCCCATACTGTGCCGTCAGTTCTAAGCGCAACTGTATGAGCATCTCCGGCTGCAACGGAAACAATGGAACATGTAACCGTTATATCGATTATGTCCGCGCCGTTTATTGTTCCGCTGCTATTATTAACGCTGCAAATCTGGCTATCCGGCTGGGTTAAAACCGTGACATCATAGGTCTCGCCATCGGCAAAAGTGGTAGAGAAAGTGAAATCACCGTTTGCCGTAATCTCAAGATCATCCCCACCGTTGTTTTGAAGAACAACCGTTTCACCATCGGCAAGCCCGCTTACTATGCCGCCCACGTTGTAAGAAACGCCGGAATAGTGATACTTATGATGTTCCCTTTTCATCTCCTTGGAACGCGCCTCTGCAACACCGCCGACAATCCACAAACCGGCAAAAAGAAGAACAAACAGACCTATAAAAATATTGAACCAGGTTTTTCTCATCTCGACTCTTCCTTGGATAAAGAACATTTAATTACAGGTGTATAGACTAAAGGCTGACGCACAGCGCAGGCGCTTGCGCCGCGTGAGACTGTCAGGGAATTTTGATTTGATTAAAGCAAAGACTGTGTAAGAGTCCACTCCCGGTGGCGGAGGCTCCGCTTCCATGGATGTGTGTGTCATGGGGGTTGTGGAACCCGCCCCCACGATGATATCCGAATAAACATGCTTTCCCATGCGTACAATTTGCGAATAATTGTATGTCATATTATCTTCCCGTAGGGGCAGGTTCCAAACCTGCCCTTTTTAATAAATTCCACCCATTTAAAAACCAGCACATAAGATTTATCCTCCAGCCTAAATACCTGACTTAAGGGCTTTCTTACCCTATACTCCCTCAGCGGTGAAGAAAACCACAGAGGGAGTATAGGCGGTAGGCGTTACGGAGTCACCAACACCTGTGCAGGTATTGCGCTACAATCGTACGTCTTGTGGCATTTTTCGGTTGTTTCAACCCCCAACTGTCCGAAATCATTTTTTCCCCACGCCCACACCGTGCCATCGATGTTAAGCGCGAGGGTATGACCATATCCGGCCGAGATGGCGGTTATGTCTGCAAGATCTCTTACTTCTACCGGGATGCTGCTACTAATGCTTGAGGTTCCATTTCCCAGTTGGCCGAAAACGTTACTTCCCCAGACCCACACCGTACTGTCGGTTTTCAGCACGACAATATATAGCGCCGATCTTCCTCCTTGCGAAATAGCAGTGACATCCGTTAAATCGGTCATTTCCACTGGTGTATTATTCCCCCATCCCCATCTCCAGAGTGTGCCATCGGTTTTAAGCGCGAAGGTAGTGCCTCTTCCTGCAAAAATGGCGGCAACGTCCGTGATGCCGATTACTTCTATTGGAGTAGTGCTGCAAGGAGTAGAATAGGTGCATGTTTCAGTCGTTGTTAGGCCCAGCTGACCGTCTCTATTATTTCCCCATGCCCACACCGTGCCATCCTTTTTAAGCGCCACGACATGGCTTCCTCCTACTGAGATGTCGACAATGTCCGTAAGGCCGCTTACCTGCACCGGAGTGGTGGTGATATATGTTGTCGTCCCATTTCCCAGCTGGCCATAGAGGTTTCCTCCCCATGCCCAAAGCGTACCATCGTCTTTAAGCGCGAAGGTATTCGAAGCACCTATGCCTCCTGTAGCAATGTCGACAACGTCTGTAAGGGCACTTATCTGTATCGGGACTGGGCTGTCTATCGTCGTTCCGTCTCCCAGCTGGCCGTATTTGTTATATCCCCACGCCCACACCGTGCCGTCGGTTTTAAGCGCAATGGAATGGCTCCCTCCGGCAGCGATAACAGCAATATTTTCTATGCCGGTTACCTCTACCGGGCTGGTACTACTTGTCGTAGTTCCGTCTCCCAGCTGACCAACACGGTTAGATCCCCATGCCCACACCGTGCCGTCGGTTTTAAGCGCAATGGAATGGCGCCCTCCGGCAGCGATGGCAACAACGTCCTTCAATATGTCTACGCATTTAATCTGTATGTCCGTTACGTCTGCGGCGTTAATCCTCCCACTGGCAACGCTGCATTTCTGGTCGAATGGTTGAGTTAAAACTGTTATATCGTAAATGTCCAGGTCCGTAAGCTCTGTAGCGAAAGTGAACGGACCGTTTGCCGTGATCGTGAGATCGTCTCCGTCGTTGTTTTGCAGTACCAGCGTATCGGTAAGACCACTCACACTGCCGCCAACGCTATAGGTGCCGGTTACTTTGCCTTCCCGTACCGGTATAGGCGTGAAACTGCAAGATATATCATCCTGAGCACCACATGTATCAGATGCCACTGCTCCTAATTGGTTGTTACTGTTACTTCCCCATGCCCACACTGTGCCATCGGTTTTAAGCGCGAGGGTATGGGAATATCCGGCAGCGATGGCGGCAACGGCAGTAAGTCCGCTCACCTGCACAGGTATGGTGGAACAGTAAATAGAGGAATAAGAGCGGTCGCCGCCTGATGAACAAACTTCAGTCGTTGTTACCCCCAACATGCCTGCACCGTTAGCTCCCCACGCCCACACCGTACCATCGGGTTTAAGCGCAAGGGAGAATCCCCATCCGGACGCGATGGCATCAACGTCCGTGAGGTCGCTTACCTGTACAGGCGTGTAGCTGTCATCTGTCGTCCCGTCTCCCAATTCTCCGAAATTATTACGTCCCCATGCCCACACCGTGCCGTCGGTTTTAAGCGCGAGGGTATGGGAATATCCGGCCGCAATGGCTGCGACGTCAGTAATGCTGGCCAGCTGGGGACTGTTAGTGTAGATACCTCCCCATGTCCACACTGTGCCGTCGGTTGTAAGAGCGTTGGTACGACGATCTCCGGCCGAGATGGCGGTTACATCCGTAAGCACAGGTTCCAGCTGATCAATTCCATTAATTTCCCACATCGTCCCATCGGTTTTAAGCACTATGGTAGAGGACCAGCCAGCCGCGATGGCGATTACGTCCGTAAGTCCGCTTACCTGTATCGGAGTGGTGGAGCAAGGCAAATAGGAGAAGCATGTCTCAGATGTCGTGACACCCAGTTGGCCTTTTTCGTTAGATCCCCACGTCCAGACCGTGCCGTCGGTTTTAAGTGCAACGGAATGGAGATATCCGGCCGCGATGGCGGTTACGTCCGTAAGGCCGCTTACCTGTATCGGAGCCGGGCTGTCTATCGTTGTCCCGTCGCCAAGCTGGCCGTATTGGTTACCTCCCCACGCCCACACCGTGCCGTCTGATTTGAGCTCAAGGCTATGGGAACTTCCGCCGGCAATGGCAACTATCTCCGTCTCATCCGCGCTGTCATGATCATGCTTGTGTTTCATACCCATTGACCCTATCTCTTCAGTGCAGCCGGCAATCCACAAACAGGCAAAAAGAAGAACAAACATACCCATAAACAAATTAAACCATCTTTTTCTCATCCCAAGTCCTCCTTATAATATAAAAAATATTTGAAGAAACAGAGCCAACCTTTCAAGTGGACAGACTAACGGCCGACGCTCAGCGCAGGCGCTTGCACCGCGTGAGACTGTCAGGGAATTTTGATTTGATTAAAGCTTTAATTAAAGCGAAGACTGTCGAAACCGATACGCATTAATACAAGGCTGTTAATATACTTCAACTTTCAGCCGGAATACCTGAGGTTACAAAAAGTGAAGACACAATAATAGCTCATCATTACCTCGCAAGTTCTATACCGTTTACGCAACTCTTTGATTTTATATGCTTTTTAGAATCTACCAGATTTCCTAAAGGAGAAAGTGTAAAGTTATCCGACGACGTTGAGCTGGAAAAATGACAAATTATGCTTGAGCTCTCTAATGGCAAAAGGCTTATCAGTGGCTATCTATAAGACGGGTTTACCGACACTAAAGACCCTTTTTCAGCAAGGCCCTCGCCTTCCAGGCCCATTTCCTGTCCAGTTTACGCTTGAAACGTGGGGCAGCTTTAAAGACCTCTATCGATTTTTTCAGATAACGCATGCCTTCTTCCTTCATACCCAGCTTCAACTTGACAAGACCCATCTGATAAAGCCCCCTCGAACTTGAAGAGTGTATCTTCTCAAAACTCTCAAGAAGCGGCAGCGCACTGCTGTAGTCGTTGTTGTCGATAAAGACCTCGGCCATCAAAAGATACGGCTCTCCGTATTTGAGTCCTGGTGAGGCCTCCAGGGCAGCGGCAACATATTCCCAGCCCTTCCGTATATCCCCGTTTTTTGCGATCGAGACACCGTAGTAGTAGTTGAATTCAGGATCATCAGACATCTTGTTTGCCGCCCTTTCAAAATATTCGACGGCCTTACCGTATTTTTTCTTCTCGAACATAAAAATGCCGAGTTCTTTCAGAGAACGGGCATCATGAGGATTTATTGCCACAATCCTCCGGAGTTCATTTATCCTTCCCGCTCTATTGAATGCCTTGAAAGGGTCGGGGACAAAACCGAAATAAGTCCTGTCTATAGTGAAAGATATGAGGAGTATCACCAGAAGCGCAATGATTGGGTTTCCCAGCATCCAGTAGAGGATATAGAAAAGGAAGAACTTGCTCATCATCTGCTTTCTCCCTGGACAGGCATTGCATTCCGCTGTGTAACACCGGTCCCTTTTTCCCTTCGTATGAGGTCGTTCCTCCTCACTCCTTCCGGAACCCTGATAATGACCACATCCCCGTTTCTCGCCGAGTTTATATCTGCCCCGTCCTTATCCTTCATCGAATCGATCTCAAAGTTTTTTTCTTCCAGTCCAGGGGAAAGGTATTCAACGGGGTCCCCCGCATCAAGTCTGTTCCTCAGGCCAACGCTTGCGGTATTGCCGTTGATATCAAGGATAGTCCCAACAAGTTCATGGCTCATTCTATACCCCTCACCGTCAAAATTATAATCTTCGTCCGGCTGTTTCCCAAAAAACATGCCTGTAGTATATCCCCTGCTGCTGAACATCGAGAGTTCCCTCAACCATCCCGGATTCAGTCTGTACGCGCCGCCGTCTTTCAGGGAATCAAGTGCCTCCCTGTAAGTCTTTACAACGCCCGCAATATAGTTTATTCCCTTCATCCTGCCCTCTATCTTGAGACTGTCAACGCCTGCCTCCGCAAGAACGG
This window contains:
- a CDS encoding RCC1 repeat-containing protein — encoded protein: MRKRWFNLFMGMFVLLFACLWIAGCTEEIGSMGMKHKHDHDSADETEIVAIAGGSSHSLELKSDGTVWAWGGNQYGQLGDGTTIDSPAPIQVSGLTDVTAIAAGYLHSVALKTDGTVWTWGSNEKGQLGVTTSETCFSYLPCSTTPIQVSGLTDVIAIAAGWSSTIVLKTDGTMWEINGIDQLEPVLTDVTAISAGDRRTNALTTDGTVWTWGGIYTNSPQLASITDVAAIAAGYSHTLALKTDGTVWAWGRNNFGELGDGTTDDSYTPVQVSDLTDVDAIASGWGFSLALKPDGTVWAWGANGAGMLGVTTTEVCSSGGDRSYSSIYCSTIPVQVSGLTAVAAIAAGYSHTLALKTDGTVWAWGSNSNNQLGAVASDTCGAQDDISCSFTPIPVREGKVTGTYSVGGSVSGLTDTLVLQNNDGDDLTITANGPFTFATELTDLDIYDITVLTQPFDQKCSVASGRINAADVTDIQIKCVDILKDVVAIAAGGRHSIALKTDGTVWAWGSNRVGQLGDGTTTSSTSPVEVTGIENIAVIAAGGSHSIALKTDGTVWAWGYNKYGQLGDGTTIDSPVPIQISALTDVVDIATGGIGASNTFALKDDGTLWAWGGNLYGQLGNGTTTYITTTPVQVSGLTDIVDISVGGSHVVALKKDGTVWAWGNNRDGQLGLTTTETCTYSTPCSTTPIEVIGITDVAAIFAGRGTTFALKTDGTLWRWGWGNNTPVEMTDLTDVTAISQGGRSALYIVVLKTDSTVWVWGSNVFGQLGNGTSSISSSIPVEVRDLADITAISAGYGHTLALNIDGTVWAWGKNDFGQLGVETTEKCHKTYDCSAIPAQVLVTP